The proteins below are encoded in one region of Tessaracoccus aquimaris:
- a CDS encoding rhodanese-related sulfurtransferase, producing the protein MAISKILLFYRFAPLADPEAVRLWQLELCTRLGLRGRIIVAPHGINGTLGGDIDASKAYLKATRQFGPFHDLDPKWSEGSPLDADGASADFPRLSVKTRPELVAFGHPELAVDGDGVVGGGSRLTPEQVDELAAARDDVVFFDGRNRIEAAVGRFDGAVVPDVDNTADFVAELDSGGYDHLKGRPVITYCTGGVRCEVLSALMIQRGFSEVYQLDGGIARYLERFGSGSRWRGALTVFDAREVVEPEGAEPIGVCHRCGAPSSRLQNCSDLACRTRLVTCSGCAGRNIACGDHAANSLGSHE; encoded by the coding sequence ATGGCCATCTCGAAGATCCTGCTCTTCTACCGCTTCGCGCCGTTGGCCGATCCGGAGGCCGTCAGGCTGTGGCAACTGGAACTGTGCACCCGCCTCGGGCTGCGGGGCCGCATCATCGTCGCCCCGCACGGCATCAATGGGACCCTCGGGGGAGACATCGACGCCTCCAAGGCCTATCTGAAGGCGACACGGCAGTTCGGTCCCTTCCACGACCTTGACCCGAAGTGGTCGGAAGGCTCGCCCCTGGACGCGGATGGGGCGAGCGCGGACTTCCCGCGCCTCAGCGTCAAGACCCGGCCCGAACTGGTCGCATTCGGCCACCCCGAACTTGCCGTCGACGGGGACGGCGTGGTCGGCGGAGGTAGCCGCCTGACGCCGGAGCAGGTCGACGAGTTGGCGGCCGCCCGCGACGACGTCGTGTTCTTTGACGGCCGCAACCGGATCGAGGCGGCCGTCGGGCGCTTCGACGGCGCCGTCGTGCCCGACGTCGACAACACGGCCGACTTCGTCGCCGAACTCGACTCGGGCGGCTACGACCACTTGAAGGGCAGGCCGGTCATCACGTACTGCACCGGCGGGGTGCGCTGCGAGGTGCTGAGCGCGCTGATGATCCAGCGCGGCTTCTCCGAGGTGTACCAACTCGACGGTGGCATCGCGCGCTACCTGGAGCGGTTCGGCAGCGGGTCGAGGTGGCGCGGGGCCCTGACGGTGTTCGACGCGCGGGAGGTGGTCGAACCGGAAGGCGCGGAACCCATCGGGGTGTGCCACCGCTGCGGGGCGCCGTCGTCGCGGCTTCAGAACTGCTCTGACCTGGCGTGTCGCACCCGGCTCGTCACCTGTTCGGGTTGCGCGGGGCGAAACATCGCGTGCGGCGACCACGCAGCCAATAGCCTTGGCTCCCATGAGTGA
- a CDS encoding circularly permuted type 2 ATP-grasp protein: MSELFDGYPRGQAVYDEMVGPDGVRPALKSVAAEFDRLGLDEVRTRADYLSSVYIDQGVTFDIGGEERPFPLDIVPRVMQAAEFSHVEAGSRQRVRAMEAFLDDIYSEGRCFVDGVIPRHVVASSPHFHRVMAGLTTANGVRVHIAGIDLIRGDDGVYRVLEDNVRSPSGVSYVMTNRRAINSALPEVAGKHRIRPVEDYPSELLKALRAAAPSGITDPTVVVLTPGVYNSAYFEHALLARMMGVELVEGRDLVAHGGRVSLRTTRGLRPVHVIYRRIDDEFLDPAVFRADSVLGCAGLLNAARAGNVTIANAVGNGVADDKLVYSYLPDLMRFYLGEEPILAQVDTWRLEEPDAREEVLDRLDELVVKPVDGSGGKGIVIGPRATPEQLEKLRRLIIKDARGWIAQPVVQLSTVPTMIDGQLRPRHVDLRPFVVNGGSEGIYVLPGGLTRVALPEGELIVNSSQGGGSKDTWVLADSRPTRRREQDRQVARPSAVPLSDQIIDRVIRHQHEQQQQSRGGEASC; encoded by the coding sequence ATGAGTGAGCTGTTCGACGGCTACCCCCGGGGGCAGGCCGTCTACGACGAGATGGTCGGCCCCGACGGCGTGCGGCCGGCACTGAAATCCGTCGCCGCCGAGTTCGACCGGCTCGGCCTCGACGAGGTCCGCACCCGCGCCGACTACCTCAGCTCCGTCTACATCGACCAGGGCGTCACGTTCGACATCGGCGGCGAGGAGCGGCCGTTCCCGCTCGACATCGTGCCGCGCGTGATGCAGGCTGCCGAGTTCTCCCACGTCGAGGCGGGCAGCAGGCAGCGGGTCCGCGCCATGGAGGCCTTCCTCGACGACATCTACTCGGAGGGCCGCTGCTTCGTCGACGGCGTCATCCCGCGCCATGTGGTTGCCTCCTCCCCGCACTTCCACCGCGTGATGGCGGGCCTGACCACCGCAAACGGCGTCCGGGTCCACATCGCTGGCATCGACCTGATCCGCGGCGACGACGGCGTCTACCGGGTGCTGGAGGACAACGTCCGCAGCCCATCAGGCGTCTCTTACGTGATGACCAATCGGCGCGCGATCAACTCGGCGCTGCCGGAGGTCGCGGGCAAGCACCGGATCCGCCCCGTCGAGGACTACCCGTCCGAGCTGCTGAAGGCCCTCCGGGCGGCCGCCCCGTCCGGCATCACTGACCCGACCGTGGTGGTCCTTACGCCCGGCGTCTACAACTCCGCCTACTTCGAGCACGCGCTGCTCGCCCGCATGATGGGCGTCGAACTGGTCGAGGGCCGCGACCTGGTCGCGCACGGCGGCCGCGTGTCGCTGCGCACCACCCGCGGCCTTCGCCCCGTGCACGTCATCTACCGCCGCATCGACGACGAGTTCCTCGACCCAGCAGTGTTCCGGGCCGACTCGGTGCTCGGCTGCGCCGGCCTGCTGAACGCGGCGCGCGCGGGCAACGTGACCATCGCCAACGCCGTCGGCAACGGCGTCGCCGACGACAAGCTGGTCTACAGCTACCTGCCTGACCTGATGCGCTTCTACCTCGGCGAGGAGCCGATCCTCGCGCAGGTCGACACGTGGCGGCTGGAGGAACCCGACGCCCGCGAGGAGGTCCTCGACCGGCTCGACGAGCTCGTCGTCAAACCCGTCGACGGCTCGGGAGGCAAGGGCATCGTGATCGGCCCGCGCGCCACCCCCGAGCAGTTGGAGAAGCTGCGCCGCCTGATCATCAAGGACGCGCGCGGCTGGATCGCCCAGCCCGTCGTGCAACTCAGCACCGTGCCGACCATGATCGACGGGCAGTTGCGGCCCCGCCACGTCGACCTGCGGCCCTTCGTCGTCAACGGCGGCTCCGAGGGCATCTACGTGCTGCCCGGCGGCCTCACCCGCGTCGCGCTGCCCGAGGGGGAGCTGATCGTCAACTCATCGCAGGGCGGCGGCTCGAAGGACACCTGGGTGCTCGCCGACTCGCGCCCCACCCGTCGCCGCGAGCAGGACCGGCAGGTCGCCCGGCCCTCCGCGGTGCCGCTGAGTGACCAGATCATCGACCGGGTGATCAGGCACCAACACGAGCAGCAACAGCAGAGCCGGGGAGGGGAGGCGTCATGCTGA